The window CGAATGTGGTCACTCAGCGATTTCTTATGCATTTGCAGCGTGGCGGTCTGGTGGTCGTCGTGACACATCAGGAAATTGCCCTTCCCACGGAGCGGCTGCAGCAGCTGAGGCTGACTGGATGAGTCACTCCAGTATGTGGGACGCGATCAGTGGAATCATCCAGCGGGATCTGCTGCTGGCCATGCGACGGTGGTCAGACGCCGCGATGTCGGTCTTTTTTCTGGTGATCGTCGTGAGTCTGTTCCCCTTGGGAGTAGGGCCTGAACCGGCTGTCTTACGGACCATTGCCCCGGGGGTGTTATGGGTGGCGGCTCTGTTGACCTGCTTACTCTCCCTAGGACGCGTGTTTACCCCGGATTATTTGGATGGTGTTCTTGAACAGATGGTTCTGGTTCCCCAGCCGCTGTCGCTTTTGGTGCTTGGAAAGGTCCTAGCCCATTGGGTGATCTCCGGGCTTCCCGTCGTTCTGCTTTCGCCGCTCCTCGGGCTCCAGTTTGGTTTGGATGGAGAGGCACTGGGGGTACTGGTTTTGTCGCTCTTGCTTGGGACGCCGACGTTGAGTATGATTGGTGCGATCGGCGCCGCGTTGGTCCTTGGCGTGCGGGGGAGTGGTCTACTGGTTGCCCTCCTGGTGCTTCCACTCTATGTTCCAGTCTTGATCTTCGGGGCCGGCGCCGTGACCAGCAGTATGGCTGGGATCGGCGGCGAAGCAAACTTGTCGCTGCTCGGAGCCTGTCTGGTGCTCTCGCTCTTTCTCGCGCCCTGGGCCACGGCAGCGGCGTTACGTATCGCGTTAGAGTAAAAGGATTTCAACTCGTGATCTGGTCGAAGTATTCAGCGCCTCAAGCTTTTTATCCTCTGGCAGGCCGTCTCATTCCCTGGTTCGCGGCGGTAGCTGTTATTCTGATGGTCGTTGGCCTCTACATGGGGTTCTTTGTGGCGCCCACCGACTTTCAGCAGGGGGAATCCTATCGGATTATCTTTGTGCATGTTCCCGCTGCGTGGATGTCGATGTTCTTGTATGTGGTGATGGCCGTCTGGGCTGGCGTCGGGATGGGACTCAATGCGCGATTGTCCTTCATGATGGCGCAGGCGATCGCGCCAACCGGGGCGATGTTTACCTTTTTGGCCTTGTTGACAGGGGCTATGTGGGGCAAGCCTACATGGGGAGCCTGGTGGGTTTGGGATGCCCGATTGACGTCGGAACTGATCCTCCTCTTTCAGTATGCGGGAGTGATGTTGCTGCGGACCTCGATTGATGACTTGCGCCGTGCCGATCGTTCTAGCGCGGTGTTCGCGCTGGTTGGGGTCGTCAATGTGCCGATCATCTATTATTCCGTTCAATGGTGGAACACGTTGCACCAAGGGGCTTCGGTGAGTATGGCGACTGGTTCGAAAATGGCGGCGACCATGCTGATGGCCATGCTCATTATGACGATCGCATTTTGGATGTACAGTATTGCGGTGATTCTGGCTCGGGTCCGCTGTGTCATGCTTGAGCGGGAATCTCTGCCAACGTGGGATGAAAAGCCGACGGTAGTTCACGAAGCGGTGGAGGCGCGCTGATGCAGTGGGGGAGTGCATCGGAGTTTTTTGCAATGGGAGGCTATGGCCTCTATGTCTGGACCTCGTTTATCGCCACGGCGTTGTGCATGATATGGGAAGTCTTGGCCCTGTGGCGGCGACGAGCGGCAGCGCGCGCTGAGCAGCGGGCTGCGTTGTTAGGAGGTACGGATGAAACCGCGGCATAAACGTTTTGTATTTATCGGGTTAGGGCTAGTTGTCTTGGGGATTGCGACGGTTTTGGTCTTGAACGCGTTCCAGAGCAATCTGGTTTTCTTTTTCACGCCGACGCAAGTGGTGAACGGCGAAGTGCCGCAAGGGCGCAGCTTCCGGATTGGGGGCATGGTTGAAGATGGGAGCCTCGTGCGCGAAAACGATGGACTCACCGTTCGGTTCATCGTGACCGATACGGCGAAGCGGGTTCCGGTGACCTATAAGGGGATTCTCCCGGATCTCTTTAAAGAAGGAAAAGGCGCGGTTGCTCAGGGAAAACTCATCGGTGACGGCACGTTTGTCGCCAGCGAAGTGCTGGCTAAACATGATGAAAACTATATGCCACCTGAAGCGGCCGAGGCACTTGCGAAAGCCAAGGCATCTGGTGCGCAACAAAGCAA is drawn from Nitrospira sp. and contains these coding sequences:
- the ccmB gene encoding heme exporter protein CcmB, translated to MSHSSMWDAISGIIQRDLLLAMRRWSDAAMSVFFLVIVVSLFPLGVGPEPAVLRTIAPGVLWVAALLTCLLSLGRVFTPDYLDGVLEQMVLVPQPLSLLVLGKVLAHWVISGLPVVLLSPLLGLQFGLDGEALGVLVLSLLLGTPTLSMIGAIGAALVLGVRGSGLLVALLVLPLYVPVLIFGAGAVTSSMAGIGGEANLSLLGACLVLSLFLAPWATAAALRIALE
- the ccsA gene encoding cytochrome c biogenesis protein CcsA; this translates as MIWSKYSAPQAFYPLAGRLIPWFAAVAVILMVVGLYMGFFVAPTDFQQGESYRIIFVHVPAAWMSMFLYVVMAVWAGVGMGLNARLSFMMAQAIAPTGAMFTFLALLTGAMWGKPTWGAWWVWDARLTSELILLFQYAGVMLLRTSIDDLRRADRSSAVFALVGVVNVPIIYYSVQWWNTLHQGASVSMATGSKMAATMLMAMLIMTIAFWMYSIAVILARVRCVMLERESLPTWDEKPTVVHEAVEAR
- the ccmD gene encoding heme exporter protein CcmD, which codes for MQWGSASEFFAMGGYGLYVWTSFIATALCMIWEVLALWRRRAAARAEQRAALLGGTDETAA
- the ccmE gene encoding cytochrome c maturation protein CcmE — encoded protein: MKPRHKRFVFIGLGLVVLGIATVLVLNAFQSNLVFFFTPTQVVNGEVPQGRSFRIGGMVEDGSLVRENDGLTVRFIVTDTAKRVPVTYKGILPDLFKEGKGAVAQGKLIGDGTFVASEVLAKHDENYMPPEAAEALAKAKASGAQQSKSLVVPEGRKDSL